Genomic segment of Oncorhynchus keta strain PuntledgeMale-10-30-2019 chromosome 5, Oket_V2, whole genome shotgun sequence:
GGCAGCATCTGCTCAAAACACATTGTTTTTATTCCTTTACTAGTACAGATATCACTGACAGAGCTATTTGCAGGTGGAAATAATACCCGTTTCACTTTCCTTTGAAAATGTTTGTAGATTTTTGTTATGTTACACATTTTCCAAAAGATCAAAATGTCAAAATGTGATTTCATGGATAATTATTTAACCTCAGTTATAGGGTTGGCATCACTATCTCTACATTACTCACAAGCTGATCTGTAAGGGATAGCAATCTTCCCCTGGACACTGCTGATGACCACTACGTGTCCACTGTGCCGGTGAACCATGGAGGGCAGGAGGGCtacagttggagagagagagggatggagaaaacaAAAAAAGTTGAGTGGAGAGAAAAATCAAGAGACTACATGAGCTCAAGACATGAATGGCATTTGTCATTTGACCACAGAGAGAGTACATTTGGAAATCGGGTGATCATAACCTTTACCTTGAGTTAGAGCTATGGGCCCAAAGTAGTTGGTGTCCATGACGTCCCTCTGTACGGAGATGTGCGTCTCCAGGATGTTGCCGCGGTGACTGATGCCGGCGTTGTTGATGAGGACGTCCACGTGGCCGTAGCAACTCAGGATCTCCTTTGCGGCCATGGCAACCACGTCCGCTGTGTCGGACAGGTCAAAGATCACCATACAGGGGGTGTACGTCTGccggtgatgacatcacagacaTGTCATAAGAATATGTCAAAAGAATTCAAAGGGGTGCATCTCAAAAGTCAAATGTTCCTCTCTCccgtctcctttccttcatctgaCATGATGTAAAAAAGCTGAACTGGTGAAGGCAAATTTCTAGTATGCAAACTAATCGCTCTCCCTTATGTTTTCATGTCAGCccagtagaggaagaggagatgagaagtGAGTAAGTGTGTGACTCCATACCTGCTGCTGGCTGTCTGCTGCGGTGGCTATGAGCTCCTGAACTACGTCCTGTAGCCTGGCTCCGTCCCGGCCACACAGAACCAGCCTTGCTTTGGCAGCATGGAACACCCGAGCACACtctgcaacacaacacacacactatattaaAAGGTATAGTTCACTTTGAACTAGTACCTAGAACCTTCGAGtatgtttttttaattttatttttgtgaTTCTGTCTATGTAGCCTACATTGTGTATGCTGCGGAATTGCCTCATTGAGGACATTAAGTTTTCTAATCCAAAATAACACTCACCTCTCCCCAGGCCAGAGCTGGCTCCAGTGATGACCACTACAGTGTCCTGGATGGTAGCCCCCTGTTGGAGCCTCTGGAGCAGCCGGTAGAGCAGCACCAGCCCCAGCCCACCCAGGACCAGCGGCACCACTCCGCCCATTACACGCTCCATGGCTGGGATGATGGGGTCAGGTGGTCCGGTCCAAATCAGTTTACCCTGCCTGGACAACCACTTCTCTTCAGGATTTCCaagctgcttcccaaatggcaccctattttatatatagtgcactacttttgataggaatcaggtcagaagtagtgaactGTGTAGAAAATAGCATCATTTCAGAGGCAAGTTAGAGGCTGCCAACCTGTGACGATCAGCAGAAATCATTGCCCACCAAATTAAAATACCGTAAAACTTTTCTTTAATAGCGCAGGCATTTATTTGCTTAAATCACTGAACACAACAGGCGCTAATTAAAGACCGACTTCTATTTGAGCCAGGCGTCTATTTCCTTAATGAACACATTTTGTTGCATTGTTTAATTCCAGCATTTTAATCCATTTCTAAATgtcctgcactaatgtgttatGTACACACTGTGTCATGTTTCTTTTGTCTTAGTACGCTTCAgtaaaaaaatacaacaaaaacagAATAAGGCCAATAATAGTATATTATGAAACGCTGTGATAAGGGATTTAGAgattt
This window contains:
- the dhrs7b gene encoding dehydrogenase/reductase SDR family member 7B isoform X2; translation: MERVMGGVVPLVLGGLGLVLLYRLLQRLQQGATIQDTVVVITGASSGLGRECARVFHAAKARLVLCGRDGARLQDVVQELIATAADSQQQTYTPCMVIFDLSDTADVVAMAAKEILSCYGHVDVLINNAGISHRGNILETHISVQRDVMDTNYFGPIALTQALLPSMVHRHSGHVVVISSVQGKIAIPYRSAYAASKHATQAYFDCLRAEMERYNIQVTVVSPGYIRTNLSLNAVTCDGSKYGVLDETTALGREPKDVAQVVLKAVHHRSKEVLLAGPLPTLAIYIRTLWPALFFKVMASRARKEQKSKDE
- the dhrs7b gene encoding dehydrogenase/reductase SDR family member 7B isoform X1 — protein: MLTTIQTDRCQLGNPEEKWLSRQGKLIWTGPPDPIIPAMERVMGGVVPLVLGGLGLVLLYRLLQRLQQGATIQDTVVVITGASSGLGRECARVFHAAKARLVLCGRDGARLQDVVQELIATAADSQQQTYTPCMVIFDLSDTADVVAMAAKEILSCYGHVDVLINNAGISHRGNILETHISVQRDVMDTNYFGPIALTQALLPSMVHRHSGHVVVISSVQGKIAIPYRSAYAASKHATQAYFDCLRAEMERYNIQVTVVSPGYIRTNLSLNAVTCDGSKYGVLDETTALGREPKDVAQVVLKAVHHRSKEVLLAGPLPTLAIYIRTLWPALFFKVMASRARKEQKSKDE